The following coding sequences are from one Saccopteryx bilineata isolate mSacBil1 chromosome 3, mSacBil1_pri_phased_curated, whole genome shotgun sequence window:
- the SOCS5 gene encoding suppressor of cytokine signaling 5, translating to MDKVGKMWNNFKYRCQNLFSHEGGNRSENADMNPNRCLSVKERNISIGDTVPQQQSSPLRENVALQLGLSPSKNASRRNPNCATEIPQIVEISIEKDNDSCVTPGTRLARRDSYSRHAPWGGKKKHSCSTKTQSSLDNDKKFGRTRSGFQRRERRYGMSSVHDMDSVSSRTVGSRSLRQRLQDTVGLCFPMRTYNKQSKPLFSNKRKIHLSELMLEKCPFPAGSDLAQKWHLIKQHTAPVSPHSTFFDTFDPSLVSTEDEEDRLRERRRLSIEEGVDPPPNAQIHTFEATAQVNPLYKLGPKLAPGMTEISGDNSAIAQANCDPEEDTTTLCLQSRRQKQRQVSGDSHAHVSRQGAWKVHTQIDYIHCLVPDLLQITGNPCYWGVMDRYEAEALLEGKPEGTFLLRDSAQEDYLFSVSFRRYNRSLHARIEQWNHNFSFDAHDPCVFHSSTVTGLLEHYKDPSSCMFFEPLLTISLNRTFPFSLQYICRAVICRCTTYDGIDGLPLPSMLQDFLKEYHYKQKVRVRWLEREPVKAK from the coding sequence ATGGATAAAGTGGGGAAAATGTGGAATAACTTCAAATACAGATGTCAGAATCTCTTCAGTCATGAGGGAGGAAACCGTAGTGAAAATGCGGACATGAACCCCAACAGATGTTTGTCTgtcaaagagagaaacatcagcatAGGCGACACAGTTCCTCAGCAACAAAGCAGTCCCTTAAGAGAAAATGTTGCCTTACAACTGGGATTGAGCCCTTCAAAGAATGCTTCAAGGCGAAACCCAAACTGTGCCACCGAAATTCCTCAGATTGTTGAAATAAGCATTGAAAAAGATAATGATTCGTGTGTCACCCCAGGAACAAGACTTGCAAGAAGAGATTCCTACTCTCGACATGCTCCATGGGGTGGGAAGAAGAAACATTCCTGTTCTACAAAGACTCAAAGTTCATTGGATAATGATAAAAAGTTTGGTAGAACTCGAAGTGGATTTCAAAGGAGAGAGAGGCGATACGGCATGAGCTCCGTGCACGACATGGACAGTGTTTCCAGCAGAACTGTAGGAAGTCGCTCTCTGAGGCAGAGGTTGCAGGATACTGTGGGCTTGTGTTTTCCCATGAGAACTTACAACAAACAATCAAAGCCTCTCTTTTCTAATAAACGAAAAATACACCTTTCTGAATTAATGCTTGAGAAATGCCCTTTTCCTGCAGGCTCAGATTTAGCCCAAAAATGGCATTTGATTAAGCAGCATACAGCCCCTGTGAGCCCACATTCAACATTTTTTGATACATTTGATCCATCCTTGGTTTCTACAGAAGATGAAGAAGATAGGCTTAGAGAGAGAAGGCGGCTTAGTATTGAAGAAGGGGTGGACCCCCCTCCCAACGCACAAATACATACATTTGAAGCCACTGCACAGGTTAATCCATTATATAAACTGGGACCAAAGTTAGCTCCTGGAATGACTGAAATAAGTGGGGACAATTCTGCAATTGCACAAGCTAATTGTGACCCAGAAGAGGACACAACCACACTGTGTTTGCAGTCCCGTAGGCAGAAGCAGCGTCAGGTGTCTGGAGACAGCCATGCCCATGTGAGCAGACAGGGAGCTTGGAAAGTCCACACACAGATTGATTACATACACTGCCTCGTGCCCGATTTGCTTCAGATCACAGGCAATCCCTGCTACTGGGGAGTGATGGACCGTTACGAAGCAGAAGCCCTTCTGGAAGGGAAACCTGAAGGCACGTTTTTGCTCAGGGACTCTGCTCAAGAGGACTACCTCTTCTCTGTGAGCTTCCGTCGCTACAACAGATCCCTGCATGCCCGAATTGAACAGTGGAATCACAACTTTAGTTTTGATGCTCACGACCCGTGTGTATTTCACTCCTCCACTGTCACTGGACTTTTGGAACATTATAAAGATCCCAGTTCTTGCATGTTTTTTGAACCATTGCTTACTATCTCACTAAATAGGACTTTCCCTTTTAGCTTGCAGTATATCTGCCGTGCAGTAATCTGCAGATGCACTACATACGATGGCATCGATGGGCTCCCTTTACCGTCGATGTtacaggattttttaaaagagtatcaTTATAAACAAAAAGTTAGAGTTCGCTGGTTAGAGCGAGAACCAGTCAAGGCAAAGTAA